From a region of the Arachis ipaensis cultivar K30076 chromosome B09, Araip1.1, whole genome shotgun sequence genome:
- the LOC107618896 gene encoding uncharacterized protein LOC107618896 isoform X1: MAGEGDKKNDFYAVLGLNKECTDSELRNAYKKLALKWHPDRCSATGNSKFVEEAKKKFQAIQQAYSVLSDANKRLMYDVGVYDSDDDENGMGDFLNEMVTMMSQTNSNENGEESFEELQQLFEDMFQDDIGSDRSTTFTTAGCSSSSACMAYSGNSNSNKRNSAEMNFLKADNSFDFDTSYQNFCLGTGEAPPRYKEGKAKNNSRRRR; this comes from the exons atGGCTGGTGAAGGAGATAAAAAGAACGACTTCTATGCGGTTCTGGGATTGAACAAAGAGTGCACTGATTCAGAGCTAAGGAATGCATATAAGAAACTAGCACTG AAATGGCACCCTGATCGTTGTTCAGCGACGGGGAATTCAAAGTTCGTGGAAGAAGCTAAGAAGAAATTCCAAGCAATCCAGCAAGCCTATTCTG TTTTATCTGACGCCAACAAAAGGCTAATGTACGACGTGGGAGTCTACGACAGTGATGACGACGAAAAC ggCATGGGGGACTTCTTGAATGAAATGGTAACAATGATGAGTCAAACAAACTCAAAT GAAAATGGAGAAGAGAGCTTTGAGGAGCTGCAACAGCTGTTTGAAGATATGTTTCAAGATGATATTGGATCAGATAGAAGCACCACTTTTACTACTGCCGGTTGCTCCTCTTCGTCCGCGTGCATGGCTTATAGTGGAAACTCCAACTCGAATAAGCGCAATTCGGCTGAGATGAACTTTTTGAAGGCAGATAATTCCTTTGACTTTGATACCAGTTACCAGAACTTCTGCTTAGGG ACAGGGGAAGCACCTCCGAGATATAAAGAGGGAAAAGCTAAAAATAATTCGCGACGGAGGAGGTAG
- the LOC107618896 gene encoding uncharacterized protein LOC107618896 isoform X2, producing MAGEGDKKNDFYAVLGLNKECTDSELRNAYKKLALKWHPDRCSATGNSKFVEEAKKKFQAIQQAYSVLSDANKRLMYDVGVYDSDDDENGMGDFLNEMVTMMSQTNSNENGEESFEELQQLFEDMFQDDIGSDRSTTFTTAGCSSSSACMAYSGNSNSNKRNSAEMNFLKADNSFDFDTSYQNFCLGAGLVNYHYYQ from the exons atGGCTGGTGAAGGAGATAAAAAGAACGACTTCTATGCGGTTCTGGGATTGAACAAAGAGTGCACTGATTCAGAGCTAAGGAATGCATATAAGAAACTAGCACTG AAATGGCACCCTGATCGTTGTTCAGCGACGGGGAATTCAAAGTTCGTGGAAGAAGCTAAGAAGAAATTCCAAGCAATCCAGCAAGCCTATTCTG TTTTATCTGACGCCAACAAAAGGCTAATGTACGACGTGGGAGTCTACGACAGTGATGACGACGAAAAC ggCATGGGGGACTTCTTGAATGAAATGGTAACAATGATGAGTCAAACAAACTCAAAT GAAAATGGAGAAGAGAGCTTTGAGGAGCTGCAACAGCTGTTTGAAGATATGTTTCAAGATGATATTGGATCAGATAGAAGCACCACTTTTACTACTGCCGGTTGCTCCTCTTCGTCCGCGTGCATGGCTTATAGTGGAAACTCCAACTCGAATAAGCGCAATTCGGCTGAGATGAACTTTTTGAAGGCAGATAATTCCTTTGACTTTGATACCAGTTACCAGAACTTCTGCTTAGGG GCTGGTCTTGTTAATTATCATTACTACCAATGA
- the LOC110266783 gene encoding uncharacterized protein LOC110266783: MLGSICYCNVILICVFCCVVGGIVPNLTTFLLQSFLSQKKKGEKDGGVSCVEKENGTDVAQSSACPIHQVKQKYFDFSDRSLEILYEEELDVVTGGHSVFEKQKKLQDFVDGDGPQSLLSEQFFVAELSDKVVQQASDVRMLKRVRREGIGKYMQVVVSRLLCIGRTTELLGANEKGVSEKMANLEKFVKEKEGVIIDVTTNMKNEEEEIAKLQDQIRLLQS; this comes from the exons ATGTTAGGGAGTATATGCTACTGTAACGTGATtttgatatgtgtattttgttGTGTTGTAGGTGGAATAGTTCCGAACTTGACAACTTTTTTGCTGCAGTCTTTCTTAAGCCAGAAAAAGAAAGGTGAAAAAGATGGTGGTGTTTCTTGTGTGGAGAAAGAGAATGGCACTGACGTTGCTCAGTCAAGTGCTTGCCCTATTCATCAAGTGAAACAGAAATACTTTGACTTTTCAGATAGATCTTTAGAGATTCTCTACGAAGAGGAGTTAGATGTGGTGACTGGGGGTCATTCTGTTTTTGAAAAGCAAAAGAAATTGCAAGATTTTGTTGATGGAGATGGACCACAGTCTCTGTTGAGTGAACAATTTTTCGTGGCAGAGCTTTCTGATAAGGTTGTTCAGCAAGCTAGTGATGTTAGGATGCTGAAGAGAGTCAGAAGGGAGGGTATTGGAAAGTATATGCaa GTAGTTGTGTCGAGATTGTTGTGTATAGGTCGGACCACGGAGCTGCTAGGTGCCAACGAGAAAGGTGTGTCAGAAAAGATGGCAAACTTAGAAAAGTTTGTGAAGGAGAAAGAAGGTGTTATCATAGATGTCACTACCAAcatgaaaaatgaagaagaagaaattgctaagcttcAGGATCAGATTCGTCTCTTGCAAAGTTAG